One window of the Eucalyptus grandis isolate ANBG69807.140 chromosome 8, ASM1654582v1, whole genome shotgun sequence genome contains the following:
- the LOC104457074 gene encoding pentatricopeptide repeat-containing protein At2g30780, with product MKRAWKISASAHSELLCLRRPPRSPTTPRPPRLLARPRSPAHGPSRGICGTAGPSPAVMRDIMELFVEKFARAEESRAALGEGVRARVVELRDELARLDGPDEIVRVLDEKAEPLLHSVDGLAFVEFLKQLDSWPHQALEVFFWKRKLQERGIPMTSEEYVKGITVAGRIKDVDLATELFTEATSKRLKANSTYNALMGAYMYNGLAGKCQKLFQELKKDADCSPSIVTYNILISVFGRLMLIDHMEAAFQEVECLKLAPNIVTYNNLISGYLTAWMWDNMERTFQTMKASPVKPNTSTYLLMLRGYAHSGNLEKMEETYELVKDHVNKNDVALIRAMICAYCRSSIMDRVRKIETLLGLIPENGYRPWLNVLLIKVYAQEDWLDKMENSINEAFEQKTSVNAASVMRAIVGSYFRCNALDKLVNFVKRAECAGWRICRSLYHCKMVMYGSQQRLAEMESVLDEMNSFNFDLTKKTFIIMYYAYISSGKKDKAEQIKGLMCKYGYGVPHDAVSS from the exons ATGAAGAGAGCCTGGAAGATCTCCGCCTCCGCCCACTCCGAGCTGCTATGCCTCCGGCGACCCCCTCGCAGCCCCACGACCCCGAGGCCGCCCCGCCTCCTCGCCCgcccgaggtcgccggcccACGGGCCCTCCCGCGGAATCTGCGGCACGGCCGGCCCGAGCCCGGCCGTGATGAGGGACATCATGGAGCTCTTCGTCGAGAAGTTCGCGCGGGCGGAGGAGAGCAGGGCGGCGCTCGGCGAAGGCGTCCGGGCCAGGGTTGTGGAGCTGAGGGACGAGCTGGCGCGGCTCGACGGGCCGGACGAGATCGTTAGGGTTTTGGACGAGAAAGCCGAACCCTTGCTCCACTCCGTCGATGGGTTGGCGTTTGTTGAGTTCCTGAAGCAGCTCGACTCCTGGCCTCATCAAGCTCTAGAG GTCTTTTTTTGGAAGAGGAAACTTCAGGAGCGCGGTATTCCGATGACATCCGAGGAGTATGTCAAAGGCATTACGGTTGCTGGTAGAATTAAGGATGTTGATCTAGCTACGGAACTATTTACGGAAGCTACTAGTAAGAGATTGAAGGCGAACTCTACTTATAATGCATTGATGGGTGCTTATATGTACAATGGCTTGGCGGGAAAGTGCCAGAAGCTTTTCCAGGAGTTGAAAAAGGATGCAGACTGTAGTCCTTCGATAGTTACGTATAATATTCTTATCTCTGTTTTCGGGCGCTTAATGCTGATAGATCATATGGAGGCGGCTTTTCAGGAGGTAGAGTGTTTAAAACTTGCCCCCAATATTGTCACGTATAACAATCTAATTTCTGGGTATTTGACTGCTTGGATGTGGGACAATATGGAAAGAACTTTTCAGACTATGAAGGCAAGTCCTGTTAAGCCTAATACAAGTACATACTTGCTGATGCTTCGTGGTTATGCACACTCGGGTAATTTGGAAAAGATGGAAGAGACATACGAGTTGGTAAAAGACCATGTCAATAAGAATGATGTGGCTTTGATTAGAGCCATGATATGTGCATACTGTAGGAGCTCTATCATGGACAGAGTTAGGAAAATTGAGACGCTACTAGGGCTCATTCCAGAAAATGGGTATAGACCTTGGTTAAATGTGTTGCTGATCAAGGTTTATGCACAGGAGGATTGGTTGGACAAGATGGAAAACTCAATCAATGAGGCCTTTGAGCAGAAAACCTCTGTAAATGCAGCAAGTGTGATGAGGGCTATAGTGGGCAGTTATTTCCGATGTAATGCGTTAGATAAGCTTGTGAACTTCGTGAAGCGCGCAGAATGTGCTGGGTGGAGAATCTGCCGTTCTCTTTATCATTGTAAAATGGTAATGTATGGATCACAGCAGCGGTTGGCGGAAATGGAGAGTGTGCTTGATGAGATGAACAGTTTTAATTTCGATCTAACAAAGAAAACGTTCATCATCATGTACTATGCCTACATATCCAGTGGTAAAAAAGATAAGGCGGAGCAGATAAAAGGACTGATGTGCAAGTATGGTTATGGGGTACCTCATGATGCCGTCTCTTCATAA
- the LOC104457075 gene encoding gibberellin receptor GID1B — protein MAGSDEVNVNESKSVVPLNTYVLISNFKLAYNLLRRPDGTFNRELDDFLDRKVPANAIPVNGVFSFDHVDRTTGLLNRVYLAAPENEARWGIIDLEKPLSTTEVVPVIIFFHGGSFTHSTASTAIYDTLCRRFVNICKVAVVSVNYRRSPEYRYPCAYDDGWAALKWVKSRPWLQSGKDSKVYVYLAGDSSGGNIVHHVAVQAADAGVEVLGNILLHALFGGQKRTESEMRLDGKYFVRVPDRDWYWRAFLPEGEDRDHPACNPFGPRGRSLEGLKFPKSLVVVAGLDLLQDWQLAYAEGLAKYGHEVKLLHLKEATIGFYFLPNNDHFYRLMEEINEFVHSNC, from the exons ATGGCCGGCAGTGATGAAGTCAACGTCAACGAATCTAAG AGCGTCGTCCCCCTCAACACTTACGTCCTGATCTCCAACTTCAAGCTAGCATACAATCTCCTCCGCCGCCCCGACGGGACCTTCAACCGCGAATTGGACGATTTCCTCGACCGGAAGGTCCCCGCCAACGCCATACCGGTCAACGGGGTCTTCTCCTTCGATCACGTCGACCGGACGACCGGGCTCCTCAACCGGGTCTATCTGGCCGCCCCTGAAAACGAGGCCCGCTGGGGGATCATCGACCTCGAGAAGCCCCTGAGCACCACCGAGGTCGTCCCGGTCATCATCTTTTTCCATGGAGGAAGCTTCACTCATTCCACCGCGAGCACCGCCATTTACGACACGCTGTGCCGGCGGTTCGTGAACATCTGCAAGGTCGCGGTGGTCTCTGTAAATTACCGGCGATCACCCGAATATCGGTACCCGTGTGCCTACGACGACGGGTGGGCGGCCCTCAAGTGGGTCAAGTCTAGGCCGTGGCTCCAGAGCGGGAAGGACTCGAAGGTCTATGTCTACTTGGCCGGAGATAGCTCGGGTGGCAATATCGTGCACCACGTAGCTGTGCAGGCGGCCGATGCCGGAGTCGAGGTCTTGGGAAACATCCTCCTCCATGCATTGTTCGGCGGCCAAAAGAGAACGGAATCGGAGATGAGATTGGACGGGAAGTACTTCGTCAGGGTCCCCGACCGCGATTGGTACTGGCGGGCTTTCCTCCCGGAAGGGGAAGACAGAGACCACCCGGCGTGTAACCCCTTCGGCCCGCGGGGCCGGAGCCTCGAGGGGCTCAAGTTTCCGAAGAGCCTCGTGGTGGTGGCGGGCCTGGATCTCCTCCAGGACTGGCAATTGGCATACGCAGAAGGGCTCGCCAAATACGGCCACGAGGTGAAGTTGCTGCACCTGAAGGAGGCGACGATCGGCTTCTACTTCTTGCCGAACAACGACCATTTCTATCGGCTCATGGAGGAGATAAACGAGTTTGTCCATTCTAACTGTTAA